From the genome of Cognaticolwellia beringensis, one region includes:
- a CDS encoding sulfotransferase family protein, with protein sequence MTKVFIIGLPRTGTTSVCAAMLELGFRVAHTAYTDRSFVEAQVIADTPIFCDYQLLDKAYPDAKFIYLTRTMDKWLPSIQQLLARMHSNLIRDDGGFNPIIKRCYQEIFAPYNLENIHNIEFLAQCYQQHERQVRAYFQDRENDLLSIDISDSHSYTELLCFLGKDKETKGLNFKKLNVGGKVTAWKDIKNKLKVDSTNKGRVTKLPYL encoded by the coding sequence ATGACCAAAGTATTTATTATTGGCTTACCTAGAACCGGTACTACAAGCGTATGTGCTGCTATGCTTGAATTAGGTTTTAGGGTAGCGCATACCGCTTATACCGACCGTTCATTTGTTGAAGCACAAGTGATAGCAGACACGCCAATATTTTGTGATTATCAACTCTTAGATAAAGCTTATCCCGATGCTAAATTTATCTATTTAACACGCACTATGGATAAATGGCTGCCCTCCATTCAACAATTACTTGCTCGCATGCATAGCAACCTTATTCGCGATGATGGCGGCTTTAACCCTATAATCAAACGTTGCTATCAAGAAATATTCGCGCCTTATAATTTAGAAAACATCCATAATATTGAATTTTTAGCACAATGTTACCAGCAGCACGAAAGACAAGTTAGAGCCTACTTTCAAGACCGAGAAAATGACTTATTATCGATTGATATTAGCGATAGCCACAGCTATACCGAACTTTTATGCTTTCTAGGTAAAGACAAAGAAACGAAAGGCTTAAACTTTAAAAAACTTAATGTTGGCGGTAAAGTCACTGCCTGGAAAGATATTAAAAATAAATTAAAAGTCGACTCTACCAATAAGGGCAGAGTCACTAAACTGCCCTACTTGTAA
- the can gene encoding carbonate dehydratase: MSSIQHLFEKNQQWADDVKKENPDFFKNLSDQQNPDYLWIGCSDSRVPANELLGMQPGEVFVHRNIANQVIHTDLNCLSVIQFAVDVLKIKHIIVCGHYGCGGVIASLGDKSYGLIDNWLHHIKDVYRFHKASLDAVEDKTERLKLLCELNVIEQVANVCNTTILKNAWEINQNVTVHGFVYNLHDGILKDLNVSVNSNN; this comes from the coding sequence ATGAGTTCAATACAGCATTTATTTGAGAAAAATCAGCAATGGGCTGATGATGTAAAAAAAGAAAACCCTGACTTTTTCAAAAACTTATCCGACCAACAAAACCCAGATTATTTATGGATCGGCTGCTCCGACTCTCGAGTACCAGCAAATGAATTACTTGGTATGCAACCTGGTGAAGTTTTTGTGCATCGTAATATCGCTAACCAAGTTATTCATACCGACCTAAATTGCCTTTCTGTTATACAGTTTGCAGTTGATGTTTTAAAAATTAAACATATTATTGTGTGTGGTCATTATGGCTGCGGTGGCGTTATTGCTTCTTTAGGTGATAAAAGCTATGGCTTAATTGATAATTGGCTACATCATATTAAAGACGTTTATCGATTCCATAAAGCTAGCTTAGATGCTGTTGAAGACAAAACTGAACGATTAAAACTACTTTGTGAATTAAATGTCATCGAACAAGTGGCTAACGTTTGTAACACAACTATATTAAAAAATGCTTGGGAAATTAATCAAAACGTTACCGTTCATGGCTTTGTGTATAATTTGCATGACGGTATTTTAAAAGATTTAAATGTCTCGGTTAATAGCAACAATTAA